The sequence CACGGGCCGTTTTGAACATAGCAATGGTCAACGAAAAATCGGCAGACTTTACTGAGACGAGCAGCGGGGCCTTCCCTCGGCTACCGGATGCATTGAACGTGCTAGACCATCTCTCAACCTATCTATATCGAGATGGCTTCATGCCTCTGGTACGCGCGCATGCACACGCCGCTATCCCACTCAAGCGCGGAACCGACATCATCGCAGGGTTGTTCGAGTAAAATGCGATGAATGCTCCTTTTGTCCGAGAGTTGGAGGATAGGCCTGGGAAGCTGACCTATCAGCGATGGGCGTCATTCGGCCCGTATTATGCAATGTTTCCGGTAAGCTTTGCGCGCAGAGTGGTTACGACATACACCGAGGCAGGAGATAGCGTCCTAGATCCATTCTCCGGTCGTGGCACTAGTATCATTTGCGCCGCGGAGTTTGGTCGTGAGGGTTTGGGTGTTGAGTTGAATCCTCTTGGATGGTTGTACGGTGATGTGAAGCTCAATCCGGGTAGAAAAGAGCTGGTCTTGGCCCGGTTGGCACACATTACGAATATGGCTTCGGAATTTGAGTACGACGCCGATCAGTTACCGGAATTTTTCAAGCGTTGTTTCTGCAAGACGGTGCGTGAGTTTCTAGTTGCGTCCAGAGAGGCGCTAGATTGGCGAGGGTCGCGAATTGACCGAACGCTGATGGGCTTCATTCTTGTCTATTTGCATGGAAAAGTCGACCGAGGTCGTCCAAACGCTCTGAGCAATCAGATGCGCCAGACCAAAGCGATGGCTCCGGAGTATTCCATTCGCTGGTGGGCGAAGAATAGCATGTATGATCCGCCAGAAATTTCGCCTGAGCCGTTCCTTCGTCAACGAGTCGAATGGCGATATGCAAAGGGCAAGCCAGCAAACCCTCATATAGCTGCATCCATACGGAATGGGGATTGTCGGAAGGTCTTACCTGGGATCCGCGGTAATCTTGTCGGGAATTGCAAACTTCTGCTGACGTCGCCGCCGTATTGCGGCGTGACTTCGTACTATTACGATCAATGGCTGCGGTTCTGGATGCTCGGAGAAACCTCACATCCGACAAGAGATGCTAGCTGGAAGGGCAAATTTGAGAACGGGGCCGATTATCAAGACATGCTCGACCAGGCTTTCGCGAGTTCGCGCCGACTCTTGGCTGACGATGCGACGATATATGTGCGAACAGACAAGAGAGAAGCGACTAAGACTGCGACGCTCACAGCACTAGAGCAGGCGTTTCCCGAGTGGTCCGTGGCCATGATCGATTCGCCATTCCCAAGGGACACTCAAACGGCACTCTTCGGTGATCGAACCAAGAAGCCCGGTGAAGTGGACATAGTGATGCGAAGATAGCGCAGAAGTGCGTCGAAGTGCTGTCCCTGTGCTTACCCAAAGGATTTTTTGGCGTCGACGAATCGGCTAAGTCCTTGAAAAAAATGGTCGGGGAGACAGGATTCGAACCTGCGACCCTCTGTTCCCAAAACAGATGCGCTACCAGGCTGCGCCACTCCCCGAACCAGTTTCGCCGGCCGGTTTCCCGGTGGATGGTGGGCCCGGCAGGATTCGAACCCGCGACCTAGCCGTTATGAGCGGCCAGCTCTAACCAACTGAGCTACAGGCCCCCAAGTCCATCCTCAAGGCCAGTTCAGCCTTGCGACGAAGCGCGCCCTAGCCCCAGCCGCGCACCATTACAAGCGGGCTTGCGCCTAATCGCGCCGAACCTGTGCCATCACCTCTTTAACAGAGGTGGGCGCCACGCCGCGCCTGGCAAGATAGGCATAGATTTGACGAAACCATTCATACAGCGCTTCCAGATCGGCTTCGCTGCGAACATAGGGCGTGTAGCCGGGGGCGAGGGACGGGCTGTGGAACGACAGCACCAGCAGCGGCAGCCCGTCATCCAGAGCGATATCGATACCCCTGATCGCCTCGCTCGCGGTCACCCCTTCCGGGGTCAGCGCGATCCGTTCCAGCATACCGGTGCGCGCCAATATGCCGGGCAGCAGCGGCAGCTTCGCAGCAAGCGGTTGCAGCAACCGGCCCTGCCGCCGCAACATGCCCCAGAACACGCTTGTCACGGGCAACTCTAGCAATTCACGCTGTGCATCCACCCAATAGGGCTCCAGCGGGTGGCGGCGGTAATCCGGCCCGTGGCCCGGCCGGTAATCGAAATTGCTGCGCACTGAAGTATCGATCGCAACGCCTGCATCTTTAAGCAGTTCGGCGGTGTCCTGGCCCAGACCGTATCGCCCGGCGCGGTAGATCAGCGGCTGGGTATCGAAGCGCCGCTCGATCTCGTCGCGCAGATGCATGAACTTGGCCCGCTCCAGCTGCGGCGGGAGGTTTCCGGCATAGGAATTATACGCCGAAACCTCCTCGTCGAAGGGCGGGTTGACCCAGGGGTGCAGCTGGATCCCGATCTCGGCCTTGCCGCGCGTGACTGCATCGCCAATTAGCTCCACCGCCTCGGCAGACTGGGTGATTGGCCAATCGCACAGATAGACCGGCGCTGCGCCCAGCTCCTCGCAGAATTGCTGGAAGCGCGCGATACTGCCGACGTGCTTCAGTCCGTGATCGGTGGCGCTGAAATCGCCGCTCCAATCGAACTCCTCTTCGGTATCGACGGTGAGCAGCGCGCGCTGGCCGAATTCAGGCGCAAAATGCGCTTTCGCCGATGCTTCGGGTGGTTGTGTGATTGGCCGGTCCGACACGCTGCGTTCCCCCGCGGCGATCAGCGATGCTTACGGCTGATGGCGCGTGCGTTCGCTAGGTCCGGCATCGGCGGCGGTCAAGTGCGGCAGGCTCAGCACCAGCCAGTCATCGTCTTCTTCGCACAAATCTCCGCCAGCCGCGCGCGCCTCTGCCCGGGCCAAGCGCAACGCAAAGCCGGTACCGAATGCGCCGGAGCTCAACGCACTGCCGCCGGAACGCGCGGTTGAGCGGTAAATATCGTCCTGGCCCATCAGTGTGGCGGTCAGATGGATGCGCAACCGCATCATATCCGGATCGCAGGCCAGTCTGAGTTCGATTTCCTCGCCCGGAGAAACGGTTGCCGCAATCGTGGCGAGCAGGCGCCAGGCGATCGCGTCGGCATCGCTGCGGTCCAGCGCGACAAGGCAGGGGCCTTGCGAAAACTCGGCATCGAAACTGGCCATGCGGGTAGCGAGCACGCCTTGCAATTGGCCGACCAGCGCGCGGACTATCCCGGCGAAATCGCTGCTACCGGGCTCTATTTCCAGCGCGCCGCTTTCCAGCCGGGCCAGCCGGTCGAGCTCGTCGAAACCGGCCAGGATGCGCGCTGCATCGCCCGCGATAGTGGCGGCATGGGCGCGGTATTCATGCGGAACTGGGCCGAACATCTGTTGCTGGATCAGCTCGGCAAACCCTTGGATCGCGTTCACCGGGGTGCGCAATTCGTGCAGCATCTGGCGGATCCGGTCCGATTGGGCGTTGCTATCGGAAGCAGGTGTCTCACCTTCGGCCGCTGACCGAACAATTACCGAGCGTCGGAAGCGCCCGGCATAGCCGGTAAATTCACCGCTGGTTGTGCCGAATATCGGGGCGGCGTCGACTCGCCATTCACCGGCAACGGCAGCAGCGCCGCCGAGTTCGATCGGTATTCCCGAGAGCGGCTGGCGATCCTGCAAGGCGCGCGGTGGCTCGCCATTCAATCCTGCCAGCGATGCGCCAAACACCATCGCTGCGGCAGCTTCGCTCGCCCAGTCGATCCGCCCATGCGCATCGCTGGTAAAATCGAATGCCGCGATGTGCGCACGGCCCGGCGTTTCGCCGGTATCCCCTAGCGGCAAGCGCGGATCGGCGGCTGACCCGGGACGGTTATCCTCGCCCGAGCGTGCCCGCTGGAACGCCTCGATACGTTTGACCAGCCTGCCGATTTCGCTGTCCTCGGCGGCCAACTCGTCAGGCTGATCGGTGGGACTTGCAGTGACAGGCTCAACAGTCGTTTCAAGGGGCTGCGCCCCTGCGCGTTCCGACTTGACGGAGTCAGGTTCGGGAAGGCCGCGATCATGCACACCGAGACTGTCGAGCAAGCCGACCGTTCGCGCGGGCAAATCGCTACGGAACCGAAGGAAACCGCGCGCGCGGATCGGCAGGCGCGGGATGAGTGCTTCCCAATCCTCGGCACAGAGATGGGCACGGGCCAGGGCGGCGGCGGCCACCGGGGGCTCGTCATTGGCGAGATGCGCAACCAGTTCGGGGCTGGTCAGGTGCCAGCCTGATTCGTCCACGATCTCCGCCCGCTCGCCGACGGGAATAGTTTCGGCGAGGGCGTTCATCCGGCGCCATGCTTCGGCGGCAAGCTGCCTTCCGCGCACCGGCTTGCGCTGACCGAGCAGGTCGAGCAGTTGCCGGTATTGCGTACGTGCGGCGCGATTGCCGGTGACGCGCTGGCGCAGCACCGTGGCAAGGCGATCGTCGAATTGCATGCGCGCTTGCGGCTCTCCATGAGTGGTCGTGCCGGTTCGGGGGGCGGCTTCTTAGGATGCTTTTTACCAGCTTTGCAGGGGCCGACCATGCGCCTGCGCGAACGCGTTGCAAAGCGGGACAATTGCTGGCATCAACAATAATATTGTCGGCAAACACACTGCGAGGCCGTGTTCATTACGCGCCTGCAGCGATTGCAAACACTCAGGGGCGCAATAAATGGCCAATCTCGATGAAATCGACCGGCGGTTGCTCGCCGAGCTGCAAAGCGAAGGTCGGGTAACCAATGTCGAACTGGCGCAGCGCGTCGGACTGACCGCGCCGCCATGTCTGCGCCGGGTCCGTTCGCTGGAGGAAGACGGGGTCATTCGCGGCTATCACGCCGATCTGGATGCGGCCAAGCTGGGCTTTTCCATCACCGTATTCGCCATGGTCAGCCTGAAGAGCCAGGCCGAAGATGCCCTGCGCGAATTCGAAGAGCATATGCGCACACTGCCCGAAGTGCGCGAGGTGCACATGCTGAATGGCGAGATCGACTTCATCCTGAAAGTGGTGAGCCGCGATTTGCAGAGTTTCCAGGAATTCCTGACCAGCAAGCTGACACCAGCCCCCAATGTGGAAAGCGTGAAGACATCGCTGACGATCCGTACGGCGAAAGACCAACCGGGCGTACCGTTGGAGGTTTGAGTGCTGCGGATCCGGGGGCGAAATTACCCGCGCCGTTCCGTGTTATCGAAACCAAGCGGGGCGCATGATCGGTCCGCCGGAATGTCCGGGAGCGGACGTTACCCCTCGCGCTCGGCCAGCCATTCCTCCAGCCACTTGATCGAATAATCGCCTGCCAGAACATCGTCCTGCCGGATCAGTTCCTGGTGCAGCGGGATCGAGGTTTTGACACCTTCGACCACCATTTCTTCCAGCGCACGGCGCAGGCGCATGATGCACTTGTCGCGGCTGCGGCCGAACACGATCAGCTTGGCGATCATCGAATCGTAATAGGGCGGGATGCGGTATCCGGCATACAGCCCGCTATCGACGCGCACATGCATGCCGCCCGCCGCGTGATAGGCGGTCACTTCGCCGGGTGAGGGGGCGAAGGTAAACGGGTCCTCGGCATTGATCCGGCATTCGATAGCATGGCCGGTGAAGGTGATTTCGTCCTGCGTCATCGACAGGTCCTTGCCCGCCGCGATGCGAATCTGCTCGCGCACCAGGTCGATCCCCGTGATCATTTCGGTGACCGGGTGTTCGACTTGCAGCCGCGTGTTCATTTCGATGAAATAGAACTCGCCATCTTCCCACAGGAATTCGATCGTACCCGCGCCGCGATAGGCCATGTCGCGCATGGCTTTCGAGCATACCTCGCCCATCCGCTCGCGCTCCTCCGCCGTAATAACGGGGGACGGTGCTTCTTCGAGCACCTTCTGGTGGCGGCGTTGCAGCGAACAGTCGCGCTCGCCCAGATGGATCGCCTTGCCGCGCCCGTCGCCGAATACCTGGAATTCGATGTGGCGCGGATTGCCGAGGTATTTTTCCAGATAGACGGTTGCATCGCCAAACGCCGATTTCGCCTCGCTGCCCGCCTGTTTCATCAGCGATTCCAGCGTGTCCGGACCTTCGCAGACCTTCATCCCACGCCCACCGCCGCCGCTGGCAGCCTTGATGATCACGGGATAGCCGATTTCTTCTGCGATTTTTGCAGCTTCGCCTATTTCGCTGACCGCGCCATCCGACCCCGGAACCAGCGGCAGGCCGAGTTTCCCGGCGGTGCGCTTGGCCTCCACCTTGTCGCCCATGGTGCGGATATGTTCGGGCTTCGGCCCGATCCAGGCGATATCGTGCGCTTCGACGATCTCGGCAAATTTGGCGTTTTCGGACAGGAAACCGTAACCGGGATGGATCGCGTCGCAATGCGCCACTTCGGCAGCGGAGATGATCGCCGCCACATTGAGATAGCTTTCGGTCGCAGAAGGCGGTCCGATACAGACTGCGTGGTCTGCCAGGCGCACATGCATGGCATCGGCATCGGCAGTGGAGTGCACCGCGACCGTCTCGATCCCCATTTCATGCGCCGCACGGTGAATACGCAGCGCGATTTCGCCGCGATTGGCGATCAATATGCGGTTAATTGCCATAATGCGCCTCAGCCGATCACCAGCAGCGGCTGATCGAATTCGACCGGCTGCGCGTTTTCGACCAGCATTTCCTTCAGCGTTCCATCGCGGTCGGCGGTGATCGGGTTCATCACCTTCATCGCCTCGACGATCAACAGGGTCTCTCCCTGCTTCACGCCATCGCCAATTTTCTTGAACGGCGGCCCGCCGGGTTCGGCGGAAAGATAAACGGTCCCCACCATCGGCGATTTCATCGCGTCGGCGTGGTCGCTTGCCGCTGCATTGTCTGCGGCGGGTGCGGGCGCAGGCGCAGCTGCGACGGGCGCTGGCGCGGCAGGAGGCGGCGCCATCCCGGCGGCGGCAACAACACCGCCACGGGCAACGCGGATCTTGCGCTCCCCATCCTCGACCTCGATTTCGGTGAGCCCGGTATCACCGAGCATATCAGCCAGTTCACGGACCAGCTTTACATCAACATTCATACCGGACCCGCGGCCCGAAGATTTCTTGGCGTCGGCCATAGATGCCTCTTATTGCGTAAGGCCGCTGCCTATGCGCGGGCCGACCTTTGCTGGCAAGGGGGTGTCGAACGAAAACGCGCCCAGACGCTACGGAAAGCAGGGCGTTATGGAAAGCGGGGCACTGTACGGCGGCCGAGCTACAGCTTCGATGCAGCGTCCAGCGCGACGACATAGCTGCGCGCGCCCAACCCCTGGACTACTTCGGCGGCGGCCATGCCGACATAGGAGATGTGGCGAAATTCCTCGCGAGTGGAGGGATCGGACAGATGTACCTCGATCACCGGTGTTTCGATGGCGCGGATGGCGTCCAGCAGGGCGACCGAGGTGTGGGTATAGGCCGCCGCATTGAGCAACACCGCTTTGGCACCCTCGGCCTGCGCTTCATGCAGCCAATCGACCAGCATGCCTTCATGGTTGGTCTGGCGCATATCGATCTGCAGGCCCAACTCGCGGGCGCGATCTTCGAGCATCCCGGCAATATCGTCGAGCGTGTCGGAGCCGTAGATCTCGGGCTCGCGCAGGCCGAGCAGGTTCAGATTGGGGCCGTTGAGGACGTAGATCGTTTCCATATGGGCGCCATAGCGGGCGCGGGCCGGGCGGCCTAGCCGATTACTTGTCCACGCCCTTCACTTTGCCCCATTGGCGCGCGGCGGTGTAGCCGAGATAGCCGGTGCCGAACAATGCGTAGAGCGGTTCGGGCAGCCCGCCGAGATAGCCGTTCATCCCGCGCGCAATATCCATCGCGGCCGATGGGTTGAATGCCGCCAGCACGCCCATCGGCAATGCCCACAGGATCATCACATACATGACATAAAGGAAGCTGGGGCGCGCGCGGCTGGTCCAGGGATCCTTCGATTCGGCCTCGGCCACGATGGCGGCCAGGCGCACCTCGATCTGTTTCAGATCGTGCGAGCCTTCCAGCTTGAGCAGTTCCAGCTTCGCCTTCGCCCGCGCGTCCTTGTCGGGTATGATTTTGTCGATGATCGAGGCGATCGGGCTGATGAGGGATTCGAGTAGGGCCATTGCGGCTGCTCCTTGCGCTGATTCGCGAATGAGCTAACCATATCGGTTCTTGTAGGAAAGGGTTCTATCCTTTTGGGTTGCTTACCGCCTCGCGGCCCTATTTGCGACCCAGTGCTGCCTTGAGGTCACCGAGCCACGGTTCGTAGGGTTTCCAGGCATCCTGTCCCGAACGGTTGATCGGGCGGCGGACCTGTTCCGAACTGGCAGTGCGCACCGCGCGGTCGGTCTTGTGGAAGTGCAGGCAAGCTTCTTCGAACGGCACGCCGATATGTTCGAGCATCCGGCGCGTCTGTCCCTCGAGATCGTCGAGCACATCCTCGTGATTCACGCGCAGGACCTTGCCCGGAAGCACCGCATCCCAATGGTCCATCAGATCGGTATAATCGCTGTAATATCGGCCCACTTCGGTCAGTCCGTAGGTGAAATCCTGGCCTTCGGCGAACAGCTGCTTGAACGCGGAAAAGCAGCAATCCATCGGCGCGCGGCGGGCATCGATGATGGTGGCATTGGGCAGGATCAGCTGAATCAGGCCGATATGGCGGAAATTATTCGGCATCTTGTCGATGAAATACGGCGCGCCCCGTCGGTGAATGCGGGTGCTTTCGATGAAGTCTCGGCCCATCGACTGCAGCTGTTCGGGCGTGAGGTCGCGGAGCACTTGCGGGTATTGCGCCGCGCCCGCTTTTCGCCCGCGCAGCTTATGCGCCAGCGCGAGGATATTGGGCAGCTCCAGCGTACCGTCGATCATGGAATGGCTGGCCAGTATCTGTTCGAGCAGGGTCGAACCGGCACGTGGCAGGCCAAGAATAAAAATCGGGTCGGGCGCAGGGTGACCGGAGGATTTTTTTGCGGCGAACAGCTCGGGTGTGCAGATCTGCACCTGACGGGCCAGTTCCTCGCTCATCGCGTCGGCGCTGTAGCGGGTTTGCTGGCGTTTGAGCGTATTGCCTTTTTCATAAAAATCGAAGGACGGCTCGTATTCCTTGCGATCCTCATACGCCTTGCCCAGCGCAAAGCTGAGATGCACCCGGTCCATGAACGCCAGATCGGCGCGCTCCATCTGGCCGCGCATCGCATTCATTTCAGCGTCGGTGAAACGATAGGTCTTGAGGTTGGCGAGCGCATAATAGGCATCGCCATGACCCGGCTTGGCATCGATCGCGGCGCGGTATGAGGCCACGGCTTCGTCCTGCTGACCGGTGGTTTTCAGCGCATGGCCGCGCGAAGTCAGTGTGGCAGGGTCGCCGGGCACTGCCGCCAGCACCGCATCGAACAATTCGAATGCCCGGTCGTAATCGCCGGTCTGCATCGATTCGATGGCGAGGTGCGATTGGAATAAAGGGCTGGCCGGATCGCGCCGATACAGCGCCTCTGCCTGTTTGCGCGATTGTTCGAATTTCTGCCTGCGGCGCAGCACATCGATGTAATCGAGATGTACCTGGATATTCTCAGGCGCGAACTGCTGTGCGCTTTCCAGCAGGAATTCCGCATCGTCCAGAATACCCAGCTGGACACCGATTTGCGCCAGCAGCCGCATGGCTTCGACATGATCGGGTTGGCTGCGCAGGAAGTGACGGCAGATTTCTTCCGCTCGCAGTACGCGGCCCTCGTGCAAATGATGGGTGACCGCGACCAACTCGCGCGGCAGCGACCTGATCCGCTGCTCCTGTTCCCGCGCGGCTGCCGCTTCGCCGGTTCGGCCAGCCGTCTCCAGCAACTCTGCTTGGGCGCGCCAGCTTGCCTCGAGTGCGGGATTGAACCGCACTGCGCGTTCGAATGCGGTTAGTGCCGCAGCCTTGCCCCCACGCGAACGGGCGAGATGCCCGGCCTCCTGCCACGCGCGGCCATATTCGGGCATTTGCGTGTGCAGGCGGGCAAGGTAACTTTCGGCCAGTTCGGGGCGCTTCAGATAACGCGCCGCTACGGCTGCGATATACAGTGCCTCGGCATCCTCTGGCGTTTCGGCCAGCAGAGCCTCGGCCTGTGCCAATCCGCCGGCGAAATCGCCTTGTTGCAGGATTTGCTGCGCCGATTTGCGTTGCTGTTCGCGTGCCGTCATATCGCTCACCTACAAACGCAAACGGCGGAGGCAAACCCCGTAAGATTTGCCCCCGCCGATTAGCGATAGCCGAAAGGGCCGATCAGAAGTCGAACGACACCCGTGCACCTACCGTCAGCGGACGGTTGGTGGTGATGCGCGGACGATCATTCACGAAATTGCCCGAAATCTGCGCCCGTTCGTCGGACAGGTTCTCACCAAAAATCTCAAACCGGTACTGTCCGGTGTCGATACCGGCCGCCAGATCGAAGGTGGTATAGCTTTCCAGCTTCAAATTGTTGATCGTGATGATGTCGGTGTTCTTCGAAGCCGAATGGGCGACCTGCGGCTGGACGAATGCGCTGAGGCTGTCCGACAGATCCCATTCGTAGCGAACGCGCAGATTGCCCTGGAAGGACGGAGCGAAAGCGAGGTCGGAACCGACAATCACATCGCTCGTCGGCGTCAGCACCTCGGTAATCTCGGTATCGAGGATCGAGAATGCGCCCACCACGGTCAGGCCGGGAACGGCATAGGGTGCGTAGGTGAAATCCGCCTCGACACCGTAAATCTCTGCATCCGCCGCATTGTCGCTGAAGAACAGGTTGGTGATGCTGGGATCGAAGATGGTCGTCTGCAGACGAGCAATATCGACATAGAACGCGCTGCCGTTGAAGCGCAGTTCGTTGCCGAACAGCTGCATCTTCCAGCCCAGCTCGTAGTTCTTCACCTCGTCGGTCTGCAGTTCGAACGGCACGGTGAAGCCAGCGCCATTGGTCGCGCCGCCCGGCCGATTGAGCAGGCCGGGGCGGAAGCCTTCCGAATAGGTTGCGTAGAACAGCAGCTCTTCGGTCGGGGTCAGGGTCAGCGTGCCCTTGTAGATGAACCCGTCCGTCTGCGCGGTATCGGGCGCGCGCAGCGAATTGAACACCTGCTGCGCCTGCGATGCGCTGAGGCCGGCATTCTGGATGTCCTGCAGCGAATCGTCCAGATCGAACGTCTGGCGCAGATCGGCGTTGCACGAACCGATAAAGGTGAACTGTCCATCGCCATCATACAGGTCCGAAATATTGGTGCCGAATGCATTGGCATCCTGCGCCGCGCCGGAATTACAGAAGGACGCGTTGGCGCTGCCTTCGAAATCGACCTCGATATCGTAATAGCGCGCGCCGGCCGTGATGGTCAGCAAGTCGGGAACGATGTCGAAGCTGGCCTCGCCGAAGATGCCCAGCTGCTCGTCGGTCCGGCGAATATCGTTGCGGAAGATGGTTTCTGCCGGGAACGGGCCGGGATCGGTGTTGAAGCCCGGGAAGGGGAAGTTCGGCGCGAACGGGCCGAACGGGTCTGCCTGGACATTGCCGGGGTAGGCGAAGTCGTTACGCTCTTCCAGCTCGAGGTCGGAATAGAAGGCACCGGCGGTGACGCGGAAACGATTTTCCGAAGGCGTGCTGAGGCGCAGTTCCTGGGTGAACACGCTCGTATTGCTGAGCGAGTTTACATACAGATTCGGTGCCTGGCAGGTCCCGCTAGGGTCCGCCGAGCCAGGATAGCTGACCGAGCCATCGCAGATGTAATAGGGCAGATACTGGCCGACGAAGAGGTAGTCGGTGTAATCCACCCGCTGCTCCGTCTCGCGGTCGGTATAGGCGCCGCTATAGACCACATCGAGCATTGCGAGACGGCCTTCGACCGTCCAGCTGGTGTTGGAGAAATCGTCTTCCAGCCGGTCTTCCTCGAAGCGCTGGATTTCCAGATCGTCCAGTCCGCCCAATTCGGGATCGGCAAAGAACACGCCGTCCGATTCCAGGCTCTGGCGGCTATGCGCCACGGTCACGGTCCAGTCCGGCGTCACTTCCCACAATGCGGTGGCGCGGAAGCCGGAATATTGCGTATCGTTGAAATCGTCTTCGACCAGACCCGTATTGTTGGCGTCGATGAAGTTGACTGCGCTCAGATCGGCTCCTGCCTGGAACCCACCGCGCAGCGGGCTGACCGGAACGCCGTTGGAACGCACCGTACCTGCAGAACGGAAGCGGGCGCTGTCGCTGAGATCGCGTGTGCCGGCGATATTGTCGATATAACCGCCCTGATCGTCCAGGAACACGACGCCGCGCAGGGCCACCGTGTCGGTAACCGGCACGTTGACCATCGCTTCGGCCTTGTAGCTCGATTCGCCGCCCTTGGTGAAGGAAACGCCGGCCGATGCCGCTGCGCTGAAGCCGCCCAGATCGGGCTTGGCGGTGATCAGGCGAACAACGCCGGCCTGGCTGCTGGCACCGAAAAGCGTACCTTGCGGGCCGGAGAGGACTTCGATGCGTTCGAGGTCGGCGGCATAAACGTCGAGGTTACGACCCGGCTGCGCCAGCGGCTGCTCGTCGAGATACAGCGAAACGTTGGGAGCGAGGCCCGCAACGCCGGCAGTGGTCAGGTTGGGCGTGGTGGAGGCCAGGCCGCGAATGTAGATCGTGCTTTGACCGGGGCCGCTGCCGCCCGCGGTCACGGTCGGCAACTGGTCGAGATAATCCTCGAACGTGTCGATGTTGAGCTCGTCCAGTCCTTCGGAGTTCAGCGCCTGAACGGAAACGGGCACGTCCTGCAGATCTTCGCTACGGCGCTGCGCAGTCACGACGATAGTCTGGACACCGCCTTCGCGGGCTTGCGGCTCAGCCGGTGCGGCGGGAGCAGCGTCTTGCGCGAAAGCAGGCGTAGCGATTGCGATAGCCAGCGCGCCGGCCGACACGCCGCTGGTGAATTTGATCATGAAAGGTCCCTCGGGATCTGGACACAGCCGAATGCGCAGCGCGACGAAGTCCGCGCGGCAATCAGGCTGAAATGTGTGAGGCGCATAGGGGTAACGGGCACTCCCGCGCCCGGCCACCCGTCAGGCGGCTATT comes from Alteripontixanthobacter sp. and encodes:
- a CDS encoding polysaccharide deacetylase family protein; this translates as MSDRPITQPPEASAKAHFAPEFGQRALLTVDTEEEFDWSGDFSATDHGLKHVGSIARFQQFCEELGAAPVYLCDWPITQSAEAVELIGDAVTRGKAEIGIQLHPWVNPPFDEEVSAYNSYAGNLPPQLERAKFMHLRDEIERRFDTQPLIYRAGRYGLGQDTAELLKDAGVAIDTSVRSNFDYRPGHGPDYRRHPLEPYWVDAQRELLELPVTSVFWGMLRRQGRLLQPLAAKLPLLPGILARTGMLERIALTPEGVTASEAIRGIDIALDDGLPLLVLSFHSPSLAPGYTPYVRSEADLEALYEWFRQIYAYLARRGVAPTSVKEVMAQVRRD
- a CDS encoding histidine kinase dimerization/phospho-acceptor domain-containing protein, which translates into the protein MQFDDRLATVLRQRVTGNRAARTQYRQLLDLLGQRKPVRGRQLAAEAWRRMNALAETIPVGERAEIVDESGWHLTSPELVAHLANDEPPVAAAALARAHLCAEDWEALIPRLPIRARGFLRFRSDLPARTVGLLDSLGVHDRGLPEPDSVKSERAGAQPLETTVEPVTASPTDQPDELAAEDSEIGRLVKRIEAFQRARSGEDNRPGSAADPRLPLGDTGETPGRAHIAAFDFTSDAHGRIDWASEAAAAMVFGASLAGLNGEPPRALQDRQPLSGIPIELGGAAAVAGEWRVDAAPIFGTTSGEFTGYAGRFRRSVIVRSAAEGETPASDSNAQSDRIRQMLHELRTPVNAIQGFAELIQQQMFGPVPHEYRAHAATIAGDAARILAGFDELDRLARLESGALEIEPGSSDFAGIVRALVGQLQGVLATRMASFDAEFSQGPCLVALDRSDADAIAWRLLATIAATVSPGEEIELRLACDPDMMRLRIHLTATLMGQDDIYRSTARSGGSALSSGAFGTGFALRLARAEARAAGGDLCEEDDDWLVLSLPHLTAADAGPSERTRHQP
- a CDS encoding Lrp/AsnC family transcriptional regulator, which translates into the protein MANLDEIDRRLLAELQSEGRVTNVELAQRVGLTAPPCLRRVRSLEEDGVIRGYHADLDAAKLGFSITVFAMVSLKSQAEDALREFEEHMRTLPEVREVHMLNGEIDFILKVVSRDLQSFQEFLTSKLTPAPNVESVKTSLTIRTAKDQPGVPLEV
- the accC gene encoding acetyl-CoA carboxylase biotin carboxylase subunit, with protein sequence MAINRILIANRGEIALRIHRAAHEMGIETVAVHSTADADAMHVRLADHAVCIGPPSATESYLNVAAIISAAEVAHCDAIHPGYGFLSENAKFAEIVEAHDIAWIGPKPEHIRTMGDKVEAKRTAGKLGLPLVPGSDGAVSEIGEAAKIAEEIGYPVIIKAASGGGGRGMKVCEGPDTLESLMKQAGSEAKSAFGDATVYLEKYLGNPRHIEFQVFGDGRGKAIHLGERDCSLQRRHQKVLEEAPSPVITAEERERMGEVCSKAMRDMAYRGAGTIEFLWEDGEFYFIEMNTRLQVEHPVTEMITGIDLVREQIRIAAGKDLSMTQDEITFTGHAIECRINAEDPFTFAPSPGEVTAYHAAGGMHVRVDSGLYAGYRIPPYYDSMIAKLIVFGRSRDKCIMRLRRALEEMVVEGVKTSIPLHQELIRQDDVLAGDYSIKWLEEWLAEREG
- the accB gene encoding acetyl-CoA carboxylase biotin carboxyl carrier protein, producing the protein MADAKKSSGRGSGMNVDVKLVRELADMLGDTGLTEIEVEDGERKIRVARGGVVAAAGMAPPPAAPAPVAAAPAPAPAADNAAASDHADAMKSPMVGTVYLSAEPGGPPFKKIGDGVKQGETLLIVEAMKVMNPITADRDGTLKEMLVENAQPVEFDQPLLVIG
- a CDS encoding type II 3-dehydroquinate dehydratase, yielding METIYVLNGPNLNLLGLREPEIYGSDTLDDIAGMLEDRARELGLQIDMRQTNHEGMLVDWLHEAQAEGAKAVLLNAAAYTHTSVALLDAIRAIETPVIEVHLSDPSTREEFRHISYVGMAAAEVVQGLGARSYVVALDAASKL
- a CDS encoding holin family protein, yielding MALLESLISPIASIIDKIIPDKDARAKAKLELLKLEGSHDLKQIEVRLAAIVAEAESKDPWTSRARPSFLYVMYVMILWALPMGVLAAFNPSAAMDIARGMNGYLGGLPEPLYALFGTGYLGYTAARQWGKVKGVDK